In Planococcus sp. MB-3u-03, the DNA window TCATATCGGCAATCTTTAAGGAATTGTCGACTACAATCTCACGAGCCGTCTCTTCCCCAAGAAAATCGAAAGCATCGAGCATTTCATTCGTCGTCCGGAAATGAACTTTCGGCAAGGTCGAACGGTTCAGCGGATTCGCCCCGCCTTGGGAACCGATCAGCACTTGACGGAAGATGGCATCCGTTTCATCAAGGTAATGGACATTTCCTGTCGCGACCAGCGGCTTATCGAGCTTGCGGCTCACTTTGGCCAGCTTGCGGATGATGTCTTCTAGATTCCATTCGTCGCGGATCAATTCGCGGTCGATCAATGGCTGGTACACTTCTTTCGGATGCACTTCCAAATAATCATAGAACTGTGCAGTGCGTTCCACTTCTTCCATCGATTTCTGCATGACCGCTTCGAACACTTCGCCTTTATCGCAGCCCGAACCGACGAGCAAGCCTTTTCGGTGGCGCTGCAAAAGCGAACGCGGGATGCGCGGGACACGGTAGAAATAATTGATATGGGAGGCTGAAACGAGCTTGAACAGGTTTTTCAAGCCTTCCTGGTCTTTTGCCAAAAGTGTGCAATGAGTCGGCCGTGAGCGTTTATAGGAATCCCCCGTCCCGACATAATCATTCAATTGATCGTGGTAAAGGATGCCTTTATCGTCCGCTTCTTTCAATAGATGCGTCAACAGGTAAGCGGTCGCTTCCGTATCGTAGATGGCGCGGTGATGCTGCGTCAGTTCGATATTGAATTTCTTCGCCAGCGTGTTCAAACGGTGGTTTTTCATTTCCGGGTGAAGCATGCGGGCAAGTTCTAGCGTATCAATCGTGGCATGCGTTTTATCGATGCCGTATTTCTTATAGGCGACATAGAGGAAGCCCATATCGAACGAGGCGTTATGCGCGACCATGATATGATCGCCTGCCCATTCATGGTATTCGCGGATGACGTCTTCGACTTCCGGTGCGTTTCGGACCATATCATCCGTAATGCCCGTCAAGTCGATCGTCGTCGCCGACAAAGGATGGTGCGGATTGGCGAATCGCTCGAATTTATCGATGATATTCCCGCCCTTGATTTTGACCGCTGCCAGCTCGATGATCGTGTCGTAAACAGCGGATAACCCAGTCGTCTCTAAGTCAAAGACGACAAAAGTCTCTTCCTCAAGCAAAGCATGGCGTTCTTCATAGGCAATCGGGACGCCGTCATCGACTAAGTTCGCTTCCAAGCCGAATATCGCCTTGATGCCGTGCTTTTGGCTTGCGGCATAAGCATCCGGAAAGGCCTGGACGCCTGCGTGGTCCGTGACTGCGATCGCCGGATGTCCCCATTTTGCCGCTTGGGCGACCAATGATTCAATGGAAGAAACAGCGTCCATTTGGCTCATCGGAGAATGGAGGTGCAATTCCGCGCGTTTGGTTTCAGCTGTGTCTTTGCGGACGGACGGATTGATTTCGACCATATCATTCGACATCATGACCAGATCCCTGACGAATGTATCGGTTTGGATCGAGCCTCTTGCTCTCAGCCACATGCCTTTTTTCGCTTGGGCCATGAGCTCCGCGTCTTCTTTATCGCGTGAGAACATTTTGACGAGAATCGAATCCGTATAATCGGTCATCTTGACGGTCAATAGCGAACGGCCGCTGCGCAGCTCGCGGACTTCAACATCAAAAACGAAGCCTTCGATGGTCACGCGGCGTTCTTCGTCGACAATCGAACGGATCTCGACGATCGGCTCATCCGGTTTGATGGCAGATCCCATCTGGAATGGACCGGATGGTGCGCCATTTTCTTTGCGCTCGGTTTCCCGTTTCTTCATGTCTGCGACAGCTCGTTTCGCCATCGCTTCTTCTTCGGCTTTGCGCTCTTCCATAAAGGCAGCGCGCGCTTCCTGTTGGTCTTCTGCCGATAGCTGGAAATCGATCGAAAATGCCGGAAATCCGAATTGTTGGAAAACCTGGCTTAATTTATCAGTGTATTTGGATTTCAATGCCATCATTTCATGTTCATGGCAGCAGTCGACGATCAATTTATTGCCATTCCATACAGGTGCTTGTGACAGCAGGCGCTCGCGTAGTGGCGGTGCCATATCCGCCAATTCGTCGACGACATGTCGCCAGTATGCTGCGACTTGTTCGCCTTCTGCTTGTTGCGTGGGTGTTTCTATATGCACTTGAACGCTTGCAATCGATGAAAACTTGGCTTGCAGCCGCTCGCGGAAAATAATAAATAATTCAAGCGGCAGCACTTGCTTGAGTTTGACGATAAAACGCCATGCCCGGTCTTTCTTATGAACGGTCATGCGTGTCAATTCCGCCCCTTCAAAATATGGCATATGGACATCGTCGGTTAACTCCAGATGCTGCAGCAGCAATTTAAATCTCATTTTGGCGTCTTGCTCATTTATCATGATTATCCCCTTCGCCATTTATTTCAGAAAAAGAAAGGAAAGTACGTTTGTACTTTCCTTTTATCATATCAGATTATTATTCATTTCTTAAAGAATTCGCGTACCTTGTCGAGCACTTCATCTTTATGCCATTCGACTGTTTCATTGGTTTCGCGGATTTTCACTTCAAGGATTCCTTCACCGGCACGCTTGCCGACAGTGATGCGGATCGGCAAGCCAATCAAATCGGCATCAGCGAATTTTACGCCTGCGCGCTCTTTGCGGTCATCGAGCAGCACTTCGAATCCTTGAGCTTTCAATTGTTCATAAATTTCTTCTCCAGTTTCGCGTTGCACATCGTCTTTGACGTTGACCGGCACGACGTGGACTTCATACGGTGCGACCGCATTCGGCCAAGTGAAGCCGGAATCATCCTGGAATTGTTCAGCGACAGCCGCGACAATGCGTGAAACGCCGATGCCGTAGCAGCCCATGATATAAGGCATCGCTTTACCTTGGTCATTCAGGAAGGTCGCTTTCATCGGTTCGCTATAAGTCGTGCCGAGCTTGAAAATATGGCCGACTTCAATTCCTTTAGCAAATTGGATCGTGCCGTTTCCGTCAGGCGATGGGTCACCTTCTTTTACAAAACGCAAATCTCCATATGCTTCTACCGTGAAATCTTCATCAGGCGTAACGTTTTTCAAATGGACACCGTCTTCGTTGGCGCCTGCCACACCGTTAACGATCGATTTGACGGCGTTGTCCGCAAATACGCGGACGCCTGCAGGCAAGCCCACTGGCCCGATCGATCCAATATCGCAGGACAGCAATTCGCGCACGTCTTCAGGAGTCGCCATATCGATCAGCTTAGCACCTGAAATATGCTTGACTTTTACGTCGTTCACTTCATGGTCGCCGCGTGACAACACGACGATAAGTTCGTCGTCCGCTTTGAACACAAGCGTTTTAATGCAATTTTCAGGCGTCGTGTCGAGGAAATCCGCCACTTGTGCAATGGTCTTCTGGTCAGGTGTCGCTACTTTTTCAATTGGGTGCGCTTGTTCATCGGATTTAGGATAATCCACATTTACGGCGGCCATTTCAATATTCGCGGCATATGGCGAACTGTCCGAATACGCAATCGTGTCTTCCCCGATTTCCGACAGCACCATGAATTCGTGGTTGTCCTTGCCACCGATTGCCCCTGAATCCGCGATGACGGCACGGAAGTTCAATCCAAGGCGGCTGAAAATATTGCTATAGGCTTGCATCATATCATCGTAAGTTTTATCCAGGCTCTCTGGTGTCGCATGGAAAGAATATGCATCTTTCATGAGGAATTCGCGTCCGCGCAACAAACCGAAGCGTGGGCGTTTTTCATCGCGGAACTTCGACTGGATCTGATACAAGGTCAACGGCAATTTCTTATAGGACTTGATTTCGTCGCGCAATAGGCTCGTGATGATTTCTTCATGCGTCGCGCCTAGCGCAAACTCGCGGTCGTTGCGGTCTTTCAAACGCATCAATTCGTCGCCGTAAGAATACCAGCGCCCAGTTTCCTGCCATAGTTCAGCTTGCTGAAGGGCAGGCATGAATACTTCCACGCTATTGATCGCTTCCATTTCTTCACGGATGATTTTCTCGACTTTGTGCAGAACACGTTTGCCGAGCGGAAGGAAGGAATAGATCCCGCTAGTGTTTTGGCGGATGAATCCCGCACGCAGCAATAATTGATGCGATTTCACTTCTGCATCAGCTGGAGTTTCCCGCAACGTCGGGATAAAGCTTAATGTTTGTCTCATATCCGAATACACCTCGACTGGTTATTGTATTTGTAAATCCCTATGTAGCAGAGAAAGGAAAGCGATAAACGCTTCCCTTTCATTCATTAAAAGAAAAATCGTTGAATGTCATTCCATGTGACGACAATCATTAAGAGCATCAACAGCATGATTCCGACAAAATGGACCATTCCTTCTTTTTGCTTATCGACTGGCTTGCCTCTCAGCGCTTCAAGAACGAAGAACATGAGACGACCGCCATCAAGCGCTGGCAGCGGCAACAAGTTCATGATCCCTAGGTTGATGCTGAGCATGCCAGCCCAGCTCATGAGCGTAAAGATGCCGTACTGCGCGACTTCTTCAGTCGTTTTGTAAATGCCGACAGGGCCGGACAGGGCATCGATGGTAAATTGGCCTGTCAAAAGCATGCCGAGCAGTCGGAATATTTCTTTGAACCAAAAGATTGTCTGTTCAGCACCATAAGCGAATGAACCGAAAAAGTCTTTTTCCACCGGGCTTTGGTACAAGACGCCGATGACACCCACTTGTTCTGCCGATTGCTCGGACAGTTCAGGCGTGATCGTGAAGTTCAAAGGCTCGCCGTCACGTTCCACTTGGAAGTCAAGCGCTGTTCCTGCACTTTCTTGAACAGATTCTACCAACTCGTCCCACGTGCTGATCGATTGGCCTTCGATTTCTGTCACCAAATCGCCGTCTTGCATGCCTGCCTGTTCAGCAGGGCTGTCTTCCGTCACTTCGGAAATGACCGGTTCAAAGTTGGAACCCCTGCATCATGCCGATTGCCGTGAAGATGAAAATGCCAAGATAAAGTTGAAGAACGGCCCAGCAAAATTGTCATGAAACGGTTCGGCAAATTTTTGCATCGAATGTGCGGTCATAAGGCGCCAAGATCGTTTCACGGCCGTTTTCTTCAACAACCGCATCACGGGCAACTTTGATATTCACTAATTGCTCGTCTTCGTCGTAGCCTTTAATGAAAAGGTCTTTTCGAGGTCTGCTTGTTCCACTTC includes these proteins:
- a CDS encoding proline--tRNA ligase; its protein translation is MRQTLSFIPTLRETPADAEVKSHQLLLRAGFIRQNTSGIYSFLPLGKRVLHKVEKIIREEMEAINSVEVFMPALQQAELWQETGRWYSYGDELMRLKDRNDREFALGATHEEIITSLLRDEIKSYKKLPLTLYQIQSKFRDEKRPRFGLLRGREFLMKDAYSFHATPESLDKTYDDMMQAYSNIFSRLGLNFRAVIADSGAIGGKDNHEFMVLSEIGEDTIAYSDSSPYAANIEMAAVNVDYPKSDEQAHPIEKVATPDQKTIAQVADFLDTTPENCIKTLVFKADDELIVVLSRGDHEVNDVKVKHISGAKLIDMATPEDVRELLSCDIGSIGPVGLPAGVRVFADNAVKSIVNGVAGANEDGVHLKNVTPDEDFTVEAYGDLRFVKEGDPSPDGNGTIQFAKGIEVGHIFKLGTTYSEPMKATFLNDQGKAMPYIMGCYGIGVSRIVAAVAEQFQDDSGFTWPNAVAPYEVHVVPVNVKDDVQRETGEEIYEQLKAQGFEVLLDDRKERAGVKFADADLIGLPIRITVGKRAGEGILEVKIRETNETVEWHKDEVLDKVREFFKK
- a CDS encoding PolC-type DNA polymerase III — its product is MINEQDAKMRFKLLLQHLELTDDVHMPYFEGAELTRMTVHKKDRAWRFIVKLKQVLPLELFIIFRERLQAKFSSIASVQVHIETPTQQAEGEQVAAYWRHVVDELADMAPPLRERLLSQAPVWNGNKLIVDCCHEHEMMALKSKYTDKLSQVFQQFGFPAFSIDFQLSAEDQQEARAAFMEERKAEEEAMAKRAVADMKKRETERKENGAPSGPFQMGSAIKPDEPIVEIRSIVDEERRVTIEGFVFDVEVRELRSGRSLLTVKMTDYTDSILVKMFSRDKEDAELMAQAKKGMWLRARGSIQTDTFVRDLVMMSNDMVEINPSVRKDTAETKRAELHLHSPMSQMDAVSSIESLVAQAAKWGHPAIAVTDHAGVQAFPDAYAASQKHGIKAIFGLEANLVDDGVPIAYEERHALLEEETFVVFDLETTGLSAVYDTIIELAAVKIKGGNIIDKFERFANPHHPLSATTIDLTGITDDMVRNAPEVEDVIREYHEWAGDHIMVAHNASFDMGFLYVAYKKYGIDKTHATIDTLELARMLHPEMKNHRLNTLAKKFNIELTQHHRAIYDTEATAYLLTHLLKEADDKGILYHDQLNDYVGTGDSYKRSRPTHCTLLAKDQEGLKNLFKLVSASHINYFYRVPRIPRSLLQRHRKGLLVGSGCDKGEVFEAVMQKSMEEVERTAQFYDYLEVHPKEVYQPLIDRELIRDEWNLEDIIRKLAKVSRKLDKPLVATGNVHYLDETDAIFRQVLIGSQGGANPLNRSTLPKVHFRTTNEMLDAFDFLGEETAREIVVDNSLKIADMIDVVKPIKDELYTPKIEGADEEVRELSYTMARSIYGDDLPEIVEARIEKELKSIIGHGFAVIYLISHKLVKKSLDDGYLVGSRGSVGSSLVATLTEITEVNPLPPHYVCRKCKKSEFFDDGSVGSGFDLKDKDCPDCGIPYKKDGQDIPFETFLGFKGDKVPDIDLNFSGEYQPQAHNYTKVLFGEDNVFRAGTIGTVAEKTAYGYVRGYANDRDMTMRGAEIDRLVQGCSGVKRSTGQHPGGIIVVPDYMDIYDFSPIQFPADAQDSEWKTTHFDFHSIHDNLLKLDILGHDDPTVIRMLQDLSGIDPKTIPTDDPEVMKIFAGPESLGVTKEQIGCKTGTLGIPEFGTRFVRQMLEDTKPTTFSELVQISGLSHGTDVWLGNAQELIHNGTCQLSDVIGCRDDIMVYLIYQGLESSLAFKIMESVRKGKGLTPEMEAAMKEKAVPNWYIESCKKIKYMFPKAHAAAYVLMAVRIAYFKVHFPVLYYAAYFTVRAEDFDVNAMAKGSQSIRAKVDEINSRGLEASTKEKNLLTVMELALEMVERGYSFQKVDLYKSSADQFLIEGNTLIPPFNAIPGLGTNAAKSIVAARAEGEFLSKEDLQQRGRVSKTIIEYMDDHGCLEGMPDANQLSLF